A DNA window from Novosphingobium sp. RL4 contains the following coding sequences:
- a CDS encoding TetR/AcrR family transcriptional regulator produces the protein MAGAPRRIGAETSATRARIVEATVQLIRDEGYAAASTRRVAARAGLKPSLVHYYFPATDDLLLEVSRQGAAESDRMIEEALTSDDPVRALWCFFVDTSRTAMSLEFMALSNHRPAVRQMMAEHSMAMRKRQVEILEHILGDRLKVLEGFDAAGLTVVLAGIGRAIVMESALGVTDGHEAAMAIVETWLSRLEPIGAD, from the coding sequence ATGGCAGGCGCACCGCGCAGGATCGGAGCCGAGACGTCCGCGACGCGGGCACGTATCGTCGAGGCGACCGTCCAACTCATTCGGGACGAAGGCTATGCCGCTGCAAGCACGCGGCGCGTGGCGGCGCGGGCAGGGCTCAAGCCTTCGCTCGTCCATTACTATTTTCCCGCGACCGACGATCTCCTGCTCGAAGTCTCGCGCCAGGGCGCTGCCGAAAGCGATCGCATGATTGAGGAGGCGCTGACTTCCGACGATCCGGTGCGGGCGCTCTGGTGTTTCTTCGTCGATACCAGCAGGACCGCGATGTCCCTCGAATTCATGGCGCTTTCCAACCATCGGCCGGCGGTTCGCCAGATGATGGCGGAGCACAGCATGGCCATGCGCAAGCGCCAGGTCGAGATTCTCGAACATATTCTGGGCGATCGCCTCAAGGTGCTTGAAGGTTTCGACGCCGCCGGCCTCACCGTGGTTCTGGCCGGGATCGGCCGGGCCATCGTGATGGAATCGGCGCTGGGCGTGACGGACGGCCATGAGGCCGCCATGGCCATCGTGGAAACCTGGCTGTCCCGGCTGGA